The DNA window ACATCAACCCGCGGGATGATCGGTGGGCAGGTCGTTGATATTACCGCTTCACAAAAAAGAGTGAAACTTCATATTCTCAGAGATATACATCTTAAAAAAACAGGTGCACTTCTCCGAGCTGCTGAACGATGTGCCTGTATACTGGCCGGTGCTAATGAACAGACGATCAATGCAATGAGTGATTTTGCGCTTAATATCGGTCTGGCATATCAGGTCATAGATGACATTCTCGATGAAGTCGGCGCTGACGATCTGCTTGAAAAAGAATCCGGCGAAGACCTGAGAAATGAAAAGGTCACATATCCAACACTTCTCGGCATTGAAGAGTCAAAGCGACAAGCTCAAAAGCTCATCCATGACGCACAAAACATCATTAAATATATTCCAAACAACAGCGTTCTCCTGGAAATTGTAGAACGTATTAATGATCGTATTCCGTAGTGACACAACGTTTCCTGGCATATATACGAATTCTCAGACCACTGAATTTCCTCTTTGTTTTTATCGCTGTTCTTTTCGGGGTATATTATAAAATACAAGCATTCCCGCTTCTCTATCCAGTCCTGGCAGCTTTAGCTGCAGCACTTATCTCCGGGGGCGGTTACGTTATTAATGACTACTACGATTACTCGATAGATGTCATCAACCGTAATGAACGAGTACTTCCTTCCGGCTTGATATCAAAAATTGTGGCAAAATTTTATGCACTTTTACTTTTCACAGTGGGAATTCTAATTTCAATTTTTATTCGTAATCCATGGATGATAGCACTAGCAATATTAAACACCCTTCTTCTTTATTTCTATGCGCTTAAAGGAAAACAACTTCATTTCTTTGGAAATTTACTTGTCGCCTTTATTACAGCATCAACCTTCATCTTTGGTAGTTTCATTACAGGTAATTTTAGTAATGCAATATTTGTAGCACTCTGTGCATTCTTCTATACATTCATCCGTGAAATCGTTAAAGATATTGAAGACAAAGAAGGCGACAGTTCGACCGGATCGAAAACGCTGCCTCTTATCTGGGGAAACAAAAAAACTCTAATAGTTGCATTTTTAAGCTGGATTGGGTTGCTGGTGGTTATTATCTGGGCTTATCC is part of the Candidatus Cloacimonadota bacterium genome and encodes:
- a CDS encoding geranylgeranylglycerol-phosphate geranylgeranyltransferase, whose amino-acid sequence is MTQRFLAYIRILRPLNFLFVFIAVLFGVYYKIQAFPLLYPVLAALAAALISGGGYVINDYYDYSIDVINRNERVLPSGLISKIVAKFYALLLFTVGILISIFIRNPWMIALAILNTLLLYFYALKGKQLHFFGNLLVAFITASTFIFGSFITGNFSNAIFVALCAFFYTFIREIVKDIEDKEGDSSTGSKTLPLIWGNKKTLIVAFLSWIGLLVVIIWAYPRYYTLTFLIIILISIVLLLLLDIVILYITQNKKLIKFSERYMKIHMLIFLVILWVAQ